Proteins encoded in a region of the Ursus arctos isolate Adak ecotype North America unplaced genomic scaffold, UrsArc2.0 scaffold_2, whole genome shotgun sequence genome:
- the LOC130541804 gene encoding thyroid receptor-interacting protein 11-like: MLPWVGGLGSGLDHSPGEVDGREPCFTSHVDFTGHVGKGTSTGEEMDFADLITSQAQINRLLKDIETLEAEVSHWRRLSQSSSKILDSSEIWKLKTTIRDLEQQRMKKLDEHQLEVSVLQSLHKKQLADVIERHRQQLREYEQRESELGRVEQQLAEMERLNDNLNNVASDVRAENQKLVLALQDVRHQLEESILRNNEECLENNIAVRALKIEKGRLVAKLCRTEKKALEEKRKYKQTIKKLLPLEHARLIRLMQEKDLELFHLQKKIEQMDADHRETKDMLSSALEEQKQLTQVIKEKASRSNDLLEQTVEDKDMRLTSVTAENHHLKEELERLRQQSRPVPDPKILELECEVFQLNELKDDLEEEVKEQQKIIHNQQQGKIRLLQSLQEQKQKVDHLQSQQEQLHIERAQLLAAKDQEIQNLQDTLGQMKAQLPDKSQHIAAEHCDDVQVTSSQPLPRENGSEKLDPSKGETQRPVQGIKEQEVEMKLLTEQNIRLTEHIDRVSKEEIGKLTQIIQQKDLEIEGLSSRISAASQRQRVDVERLRQQLQECASKSDQVLAVLNEKTRENSHLTREYQKMTERLAAKEAELQRMQEENRKLSPRIECSGQEMFRETIQNLSHIIREKDLEVDALSQKCQTLLTILQTSSTGDEVRGVHIDQFKELLRERDTFKQRVKIMEEWKEQVMTTVQNMKQESPQLQSDLRQLQAQACPGSEEDSKLQATSMDLIQTYRGKEITLEHLEKDLARIQLSIGENCHAKDLLLGKLDAIFLQPSPDSSEPADSLKAVTSDVVSQSSQLRQEEVEELRKSMQEKDTMIRTLQEEKQRWMDSVSAASPGEGKQQEHGDSDMEPLKEKQAVLQNFIPDQELRLQAKSEELLSLQEKFSSQVSENDLLRQAVTDLKERLADFETDVCQLKEENAKLVETCREKEMENQALQETNRRLSMLPKEEESQSAAVEEKALALEQVLRGKEEGETGEAKRLVDAVASVQDQTVVCPQEREEVLLALTQKQMETCALQKEVHHLRERESRLTQELERRRHVASEAEDSRRREALVSEGKVAQLREEVTVLQGKLVLSSTALENASHRASVQVQSLREQLHVVTQQKEEAAFQLAASQEEGRQYGHVLAALKLELAEWMEKADSLEGKLKSLQGRFQKAKADLGLKEDQLQEVKKQNEVQQEVLEDTQKKLMDLVSKSEGMVDKTLLRRLFVGSLQAPDADRQEALRLMAGTLGIQEDQMRQLFSERPGGVTSWVTGGPGSRSAPNTPGKPSHRAMANNSFSGLFVQFLEAESHSASPPPKPSAHDVKPPDSGGRGKVAKKQGPQHLNTALGSTPRKKDVKPRTTAVSLITPPGPETDGSEHLLLNAVTDAFPTYTPQILSPATKVGMAATGPSKK, from the coding sequence ATGTTGCCTTGGGTTGgtggcctgggctctggcctAGACCATTCCCCAGGGGAAGTGGATGGCAGAGAGCCTTGCTTCACCAGCCACGTTGATTTCACCGGGCACGTGGGAAAGGGAACTTCCACTGGCGAGGAGATGGACTTCGCCGACCTCATCACATCACAGGCACAAATCAACAGACTCCTGAAGGACATCGAAACACTGGAGGCTGAGGTTAGTCACTGGAGGCGTTTGTCTCAGTCGTCATCAAAGATACTAGACTCCAGTGAAATTTGGAAACTGAAGACCACCATCAGGGACCTAGAACAACAACGGATGAAGAAGCTAGACGAACACCAACTTGAAGTATCGGTATTACAGAGTCTCCACAAGAAGCAACTGGCCGACGTCATTGAGAGGCACCGCCAACAACTACGTGAGTatgagcaaagggaaagtgaGCTTGGACGGGTGGAGCAACAACTTGCAGAGATGGAGCGGCTGAACGACAATCTGAACAACGTTGCTTCTGATGTcagagcagaaaaccagaagTTGGTTTTGGCACTCCAAGATGTAAGACACCAGCTGGAAGAATCGATTCTCCGTAACAACGAGGAGTGTCTGGAAAACAACATTGCTGTGAGGGCTTTAAAGATCGAAAAAGGGCGGTTAGTAGCGAAATTGTGTCGGACTGAGAAGAAGGcgttggaagagaagaggaagtacaAGCAAACCATCAAGAAATTGTTACCTTTAGAGCATGCACGTTTGATCCGACTCATGCAAGAGAAAGACCTGGAACTATTCCACCTCCAAAAGAAGATCGAGCAGATGGACGCCGACCACAGAGAAACCAAGGACATGCTGTCCTCTGCTTTGGAGGAGCAGAAGCAATTGACACAGGTCATTAAAGAAAAAGCCTCAAGAAGCAATGACCTTTTAGAGCAAACCGTGGAGGACAAAGACATGCGTCTCACCTCCGTGACCGCCGAAAATCATCATCTGAAAGAAGAACTGGAGCGCCTGAGACAACAGAGTCGCCCTGTACCTGACCCTAAAATCCTCGAACTGGAGTGTGAAGTCTTCCAACTGAACGAGTTAAAAGATGACCTCGAGGAGGAAGTAAAGGAACAACAGAAGATCATTCACAACCAGCAGCAGGGGAAGATAAGACTGCTTCAGTCTCtacaggagcagaagcagaaagtgGACCATCTTCAATCCCAGCAGGAGCAGCTGCATATTGAACGCGCTCAGCTCCTTGCAGCGAAAGACCAGGAGATTCAGAATTTGCAAGACACATTAGGCCAAATGAAAGCCCAGCTGCCTGACAAAAGCCAGCACATTGCAGCAGAGCACTGTGACGACGTTCAAGTCACAAGCAGTCAGCCTCTTCCTAGAGAGAACGGAAGTGAGAAGCTTGATCCATCTAAAGGCGAAACTCAAAGACCAGTCCAAGGAATAAAAGAGCAAGAAGTGGAGATGAAGCTTCTAACTGAACAGAACATCCGATTGACCGAACACATCGATCGGGTGTCCAAAGAGGAGATTGGTAAACTAACTCAGATTATCCAGCAGAAGGATTTGGAGATCGAGGGTCTTTCCAGCAGAATCTCTGCAGCTTCTCAGCGCCAGCGCGTGGACGTGGAGCGACTTCGGCAGCAATTGCAAGAGTGTGCTTCGAAAAGCGACCAAGTGTTGGCTGTCTTAAATGAGAAAACGAGGGAGAATAGCCATCTGACAAGGGAGTATCAGAAAATGACAGAGAGACTTGCTGCCAAAGAAGCAGAGCTCCAGAGGATGCAAGAGGAAAATCGGAAACTGTCCCCGAGAATTGAATGTAGTGGTCAGGAGATGTTTAGAGAAACGATTCAGAATTTATCACACATTATTCGAGAAAAAGACCTCGAAGTGGATGCCTTAAGTCAGAAATGTCAGACTTTATTGACCATCCTGCAGACCTCCAGCACTGGTGATGAGGTTCGCGGCGTTCACATCGATCAGTTCAAGGAGCTTCTGCGGGAACGGGACACGTTCAAACAGCGAGTGAAGATCATGGAAGAGTGGAAAGAGCAGGTGATGACCACGGTCCAAAACATGAAGCAGGAGTCACCCCAGCTTCAGAGCGATCTTCGCCAGCTCCAGGCGCAGGCTTGCCCTGGCAGCGAGGAGGATTCCAAACTGCAGGCGACCTCTATGGACCTGATCCAGACTTACAGAGGCAAGGAAATAACCTTAGAACACTTAGAGAAGGACCTGGCACGAATTCAGCTCAGCATCGGGGAGAATTGCCACGCCAAGGATCTCCTTTTAGGGAAACTGGATGCGATTTTCCTGCAGCCCTCCCCCGACTCCTCAGAGCCAGCTGACTCTCTGAAGGCCGTGACATCTGACGTAGTGAGCCAGTCTTCTCAGTTGCGCCAAGAGGAGGTAGAAGAGCTAAGAAAATCAATGCAAGAAAAAGATACAATGATTCGAACCctccaggaagagaagcagagatggatGGATTCCGTGTCGGCCGCGTCCCCAGGAGAAGGCAAACAACAGGAACACGGGGATTCCGACATGGAGCCGCTGAAGGAGAAACAGGCCGTTCTGCAGAACTTCATTCCGGATCAAGAGCTCCGACTGCAAGCGAAAAGTGAGGAATTGCTTTCTTTGCAGGAGAAGTTCAGTAGCCAAGTGAGTGAAAATGACCTTTTGAGGCAGGCAGTCACCGATTTGAAGGAGAGACTAGCAGATTTTGAAACGGATGTGTGTCaactgaaagaggaaaatgcaaagcTCGTGGAAAcgtgtagagaaaaggaaatggaaaatcaggCCTTGCAAGAGACCAACAGGCGGCTTTCCATGCTGCCGAAAGAGGAGGAATCCCAGTCCGCTGCGGTGGAAGAGAAGGCACTTGCTTTGGAGCAAGTATTGCGAGGGAAAGAAGAGGGCGAGACCGGGGAAGCGAAGCGGCTCGTCGATGCAGTTGCATCCGTGCAGGACCAGACAGTTGTGTGTCcacaggagagggaggaagtCCTGCTGGCACtgacacagaaacaaatggaaacctGTGCCCTCCAGAAGGAGGTGCACCATTTACGGGAGAGAGAATCACGCCTCACCCAGGAGCTGGAGAGACGGCGTCACGTCGCTTCAGAAGCCGAAGATTCTCGTCGCCGCGAAGCTTTGGTCTCAGAAGGCAAAGTGGCTCAACTCAGAGAGGAAGTGACGGTCTTGCAGGGAAAGCTCGTTTTGTCTTCCACGGCCTTGGAAAACGCGAGCCATCGAGCCAGTGTGCAGGTGCAGTCGCTGCGGGAGCAATTGCACGTGGTCACCCAGCAGAAAGAGGAAGCCGCCTTCCAGCTTGCAGcctcccaggaggaagggaggcagtaCGGTCACGTTCTAGCCGCCCTCAAGCTGGAACTCGCCGAGTGGATGGAAAAGGCAGACAGCCTAGAAGGGAAACTGAAGTCATTGCAGGGACGCTTCCAGAAAGCAAAGGCTGACTTGGGTCTGAAGGAAGACCAGCTCCAagaagtcaagaaacagaacgAGGTCCAGCAGGAAGTCCTGGAGGACACCCAGAAGAAACTGATGGACTTAGTAAGTAAGTCCGAAGGCATGGTGGACAAAACGCTCCTGAGGAGACTCTTCGTGGGCTCTTTGCAAGCACCTGATGCCGACCGGCAGGAAGCCTTAAGGTTGATGGCAGGCACGCTGGGGATCCAAGAAGACCAGATGCGCCAGCTGTTCAGTGAAAGGCCAGGTGGGGTTACCAGCTGGGTGACTGGGGGGCCTGGATCCAGAAGCGCCCCCAACACACCTGGGAAACCAAGTCACCGAGCTATGGCCAACAATTCTTTTTCAGGACTTTTCGTCCAGTTTCTAGAAGCGGAATCACATTCAGCTTCT